In Streptosporangium becharense, the following are encoded in one genomic region:
- a CDS encoding GntR family transcriptional regulator, with protein sequence MIDPEADRPLYKQLADLVRNEISRGRLAPAQRVPAELDYVQRYGLSRDTVRRAMALLRSEGLIVTTSRGSLVRAEQERETVVLAAGEVLTARMPSPEERLRVGVKEGVPVFVINREGEEPRLLPADRWEVTGR encoded by the coding sequence ATGATCGATCCGGAGGCCGACCGCCCCCTGTACAAGCAGCTGGCGGACCTAGTGCGCAATGAGATCTCCCGCGGCCGCCTGGCCCCGGCGCAGCGCGTCCCCGCAGAGCTGGACTACGTGCAGCGCTACGGTCTCAGCAGGGACACGGTCCGCCGCGCTATGGCCCTCCTACGCTCCGAGGGGTTGATCGTGACAACTTCCCGTGGATCGCTCGTCCGCGCCGAACAAGAGCGGGAGACCGTCGTGCTGGCGGCCGGCGAGGTGCTGACCGCCCGCATGCCGTCCCCGGAGGAACGGCTGCGGGTCGGCGTCAAGGAGGGGGTGCCCGTCTTTGTGATCAACAGGGAGGGGGAGGAGCCTCGACTGTTACCTGCGGACCGTTGGGAGGTGACTGGGAGATGA
- a CDS encoding DUF397 domain-containing protein — protein sequence MELTPSALAYRKSSFSGPNDNCVEVAELPDGGRAVRNSKRPHEAPVTYTKNEWDAFVLGVKAGEFD from the coding sequence ATGGAACTAACCCCGTCCGCGCTCGCCTACCGCAAGTCCAGCTTCAGCGGCCCGAACGACAACTGTGTCGAGGTCGCCGAACTGCCGGATGGTGGGCGCGCGGTGCGCAACAGCAAGAGGCCTCACGAGGCCCCGGTGACCTACACCAAGAACGAGTGGGACGCGTTCGTGCTCGGTGTGAAGGCCGGCGAATTCGACTAA